CCCAAAATGGCGGCTGTAATGTTAACCGTTAAATGGTGGTTGGAGACTAGTTGGGAAATAATGGGTTCTTGTTGATAATGTTTGGGAATTCGCAGACGAATTCGTTTTTGGGTAGAACGGTTTATATCAGTCATAATTTTTTGCATTGCTATTTGACATCTTTAATTCGGGTTTTGCGCTCCAGAATTTCCTTCAATACCAGGGTGACTACGGCCAGCAGGGCGAGGAGAACGGCAGCAGAGTAGGCTACTTCAGTTTCATATTGTTTGTAGGTATCTTCCACAAACAGCGGCAGGCTTTGAGTCTGGCGGGCGATATTTCCGGAAACCACAGACACCGCTCCGAATTCGCCCATGGCTCTAGCATTAGTCAGGATCAAACCATAGAGCAAGCCCCAACGAATACTGGGCAACGTAATGCGCCAGAAAGTTTGCCAGCCATTGGCTCCCAGGGTTTTGGCCGCCTCTTCCTGATCCAGACCCACTTCCTCCAGAACCGGGATCACTTCCCGGGCCACAAAGGGCATGCTGACAAAGGCAGTGGCCAGCACCATGCCTGGAAAGGCAAAAATGATCTTGATGTCGTGGGCTTGCAGAAAGCTACCAAACCAGCCCTGCCGACCATAGAGCAACACCAACATCAAACCTGCGACGACAGGAGAGATCGAAAAAGGTAGGTCAATAATGCTCAGAATGAAAGCCCTACCGGGCACTTTGTAACGGGTCACTGCCAGGGCAGCACAAAGCCCAAAGACAGTATTCAGAGGCACCGCGATCGCAGCCAGGGCGACCGTCAGTTGGGCCGCAAAGATAAAATCGGGACGGGTCAGATTGGAGAAGAAGGGGCCAATTCCACTCTTAAAGGCTTGATAGAAAACATTCAGAGCCGGGATATACAGGATCAGGCCCAAGTAGGCAATGCCAATACCAATTAGGACAGCAGGAATCCAACTCCGTTGTTTGGAGGAGGAGGCGATCGATCGAGGTGGAGTCTTAACGGTGGTCATAACGGCGTCCCCAGGATTGAATCAGATTAATGACTAGCAGCAACAGCAGGGAAAGAAGCAGGAGGACCGTACCAACGACAGTGGCTCCAGTGTAGTCGTATTGTTCCAGGCGCTGAAAAATCAGGATGGGCGCAATCAGATCTTTAAAGGGGGTGTTGGAGGAGATGATCACCGTGGAACCATATTCTCCGACGGCCCGCGAGAATCCCAGGGCCACTCCCGTGAGAATGGAGGGGAACAGGGGGGGGAGGATGACGCGCCAGAAAGTCTGCCACTGGGTAGCTCCCAGGCACCAAGCCGCTTCCTCAATATCCTTTTCCATCTCCTGCAAGACGGGTTGCACCGTTCTGACCACAAAAGGTAGGGAGATAAAGATCATGGCTACGCCTACCCCCAATCGCGTGAAGGAGACTTTAATCCCAAAGGGCACCAGCAACGATCCAATCCAGCCATTGTCGCTATAGACAGTAGCCAGAGTCAGACCAGCCACTGCGGTCGGCAGGGCAAAGGGCAGGTCTACCGAAGCATCGATCAGGCGCTTAAAGGGAAAGTTATAACGCACTAGAATCCAGGCAATCAGGGTGCCAAATACCCCATTAATCAGGGCTGCAAACAGAGATGTGGTGAAGGTGACATCATAAGTAGCCAGGGCGATCGGGCTGGTGGCAATGCGCCAGAAGTTGGCTGGGGGCTCATGGCTGGCCTTGAGAAACATTGCCGCCACGGGCAGGAAGAGCATCACCGACAGGTAACCCAGGGTAATCCGCCAGGTCCAGGGCATACGCACGATCGCCTGGAGGCAGACACGCCAGAATGGTAATTTTTGAGTTGAATTAGGCTCGATCGAAGTAGCAGTCATGGGAGGCTATCCATTGCAGATCAGTGGGCATGAAATTGCATGATTAAGGTGTTAGAAATGAGAGTTAAATCCCGTTACATCCCCTCTCAGGAGGGATAAGGGACATAACGGGATTTAACCCACGATCTTCTGTTGATCGTTACTTCTGGCGTTTAGACCGAATTTCATCAAAGAAACCGCCATCTTCAAAAATCTTCTGAGCCTCACGCCAGCCGCCATACTCATCAATTCTGCCCAGTTGCTTCACGGGTGGAAATTGAGTGACAAATTCCTTCTCCTTTGCAACATCCCCCAACGGACGGAATCCAACCTTGGCAAATTCTCGCTGCGCTTCCGGCGTAAACAAGAACTTGACAAAGGCTTCAGCCACTTCTCGTGTACCATGTTTATCCACGTACTTATCGATCACAGTAGTGGGAGTATCGATCGAGAGATTAATTTCAGGAATAACGTAATCCACTTTCTCGCCTTTTTGCTGGGCCAGAATCACCTCATTCTCATAATTCACCAGAGCATCTCCCTGCCCCTGCTTGACAAAGGCATCGGTAGACTCCCGCGCATCCTTGGCTAGCACCGCAACATTTTGATAAGCCTTGGTGACAAATTCTTTTGCTTTCGCTTCGTCACTGCCAGACTTAATCGCATGATTCCAGAGGGCGAAATAATTCCAGCGAGCTCCTCCAGAGGTTTTGGGGTCTGCTGTGACCCACTTAACATCATCGCGGGTCAGGTCATTAAAGGTTTTGATGGATTTGGGATTGCCGTCTCGCGTAATGATGGCAGCCACCGTTTCTCCCACAATGCCATTGTTGGGCACTCGCTTAGTCCACTCTTCGCTGACAAATCCGGCTTTCACCAACTTGTTAACATCGGCCCCAATGGCCAGATGCACCACATCGGCTTCCAGACCATCAATAATGGCACGGGTTTGAGACCCAGACCCCCCATAACTCTGCTTAAAGGTCACCGTCTGACCATGGTCTTTTTTCCACTGTTCCGCAAATCTGGGGATGATCGCATCATGGGCTGCTTTAGGAACAGCATAGGCAACCAAGGTCAACTCGATATCCTTTTTCTGCTCTGCTACAGGACTGGCCGAACTGCCAGGACTGGTTGGACTGGTTGCGGTCGGTGTCGTATTACTGCCAGGCGAGCAGGCTGCAATCGCCACCGAGAGGGCGGCTCCAACCAGGAATAGGGAAATAAAGCCCCGCAGAGAATCAAATCTGAAACGATACAGCGATCGCTGCCACTGGCTCACAATGGACCACACAAATCTCATAGCCACCTCTAATCTACGGTTATTCACTCGGAGTACCGGTTAATAATCCTAGATAGTACTGGTAAAAGGCAAAAAAATCCACAGCTATCCGACAAGAAAAGTGTAGATTCAGATTAAATTTTGAGAGGCATTGGCGGCAACGTCATATTATGAGCCGAATAGTTCTCAGGACGATTGCGCCAAAGTTCTTTGTTGCAAATCCTGCAGGCTATACCCACTGAGGACAGTTTGAGAGGCGGAAAGCGCCTGTTGCCAGATCTCCTGAATTAGCTCCCGCTCCAGCTTGGAGGCACTGTAGACCCTGGGATTGTCACCGGGTTGGGTATGAAGATTGGCTTCAGCAGAAGTTTCAATCAACTGAATCACCTCAATGATCCGGATCTGATCAGGAGCTCGGGTCAGGCGATATCCGCCCTTGGAGCCGCGCTGACTTTGTACAAATCCCCCTCGCCGCAATCGCATGAAAATGTGCTCGACATAGCCGCCCGGAATCGCATAGCGGGTTGAAATTTCAGCGATCGCAACTGGAGTCTGCCGGTCCCAAACCTGGGCCAATGCTATCAGCGATAACAATGCATACTCAACCCTGGCCGATAGGATGAGTCGCAAGTGAGTTACAGCAACCATACTCCGAATATTCGATAAACTTATCGGATTTTAGAGCAGATTATGGTACTTTAATGTTCTAAATACTATATTTTGATCGATTTGCCGTATTTTTCTGTAAAGTCCCTAGGGCAGATTTCATTGGCATCAGGTGAGATGGTACGTCCTCGGACCTGATGCCAATGAAATCTGCGATGTGCCTATATTCTTTTATCACTCTGGAGCGTTACCTGTGGCTATTCGGATTGACAATGTATCCAAAGCATTTGGCAGTTTTATGGCCCTGGGCCAGGTCAGCGTTGATATTGAAGACGGAAAACTGGTTGCCCTGCTCGGTCCATCTGGGTCAGGAAAGTCTACGTTGTTACGGGTGATCGCTGGACTGGAACACCCTGACAGCGGCCAGATTCTGCTAGAGGGCCAGGATGTCACCAGGGCTGGTGTCCAGGATCGGGGGATTGGCTTTGTATTCCAGCACTATGCCCTGTTCAAACATCTGACGGTGCGTCAGAACATCGCCTTTGGTCTGGAGATTTCCAAATGGCCCCAGTCAAAGGTTCAGAAGCGGGTGACGGAATTACTCGACCTGATTCAACTGGCTGGTCTGGGCGATCGGTATCCCTCCCAACTCTCTGGTGGGCAGCGGCAGCGGGTGGCTCTGGCCAGAGCCTTGGCTCTCCAACCCAAAGTGCTCTTGCTGGATGAGCCATTTGGAGCCCTAGACGCAAAGGTGCGCAAGGAACTCCGGGCCTGGTTGCGGCGTTTGCATAACGAGGTTCATGTCACGACTGTGTTTGTCACCCACGACCAGGAAGAAGCCATGGAGGTGGCAGATACCCTGGTGGTGATGAACCAGGGCCGGATTGAACAGGTGGGAACACCCGTTGAGATTTACGATCGACCCGCCAGTTCTTTTGTCATGAGTTTTATTGGTCCGGTCAATGTGCTTTCCAACCGGGCTCCCCTCTTTCGACACAATCATGCCCAACTTCTCCATCCCAAAGTTTTTCTCCGGCCTCAC
This genomic stretch from Leptolyngbya sp. 'hensonii' harbors:
- a CDS encoding NIL domain-containing protein, whose amino-acid sequence is MTDINRSTQKRIRLRIPKHYQQEPIISQLVSNHHLTVNITAAILGANANGDGWFDLDLRGTETQINEALVYLNDLSLEIWGGPEADGW
- a CDS encoding Rrf2 family transcriptional regulator, with product MVAVTHLRLILSARVEYALLSLIALAQVWDRQTPVAIAEISTRYAIPGGYVEHIFMRLRRGGFVQSQRGSKGGYRLTRAPDQIRIIEVIQLIETSAEANLHTQPGDNPRVYSASKLERELIQEIWQQALSASQTVLSGYSLQDLQQRTLAQSS
- a CDS encoding sulfate/molybdate ABC transporter ATP-binding protein, which codes for MAIRIDNVSKAFGSFMALGQVSVDIEDGKLVALLGPSGSGKSTLLRVIAGLEHPDSGQILLEGQDVTRAGVQDRGIGFVFQHYALFKHLTVRQNIAFGLEISKWPQSKVQKRVTELLDLIQLAGLGDRYPSQLSGGQRQRVALARALALQPKVLLLDEPFGALDAKVRKELRAWLRRLHNEVHVTTVFVTHDQEEAMEVADTLVVMNQGRIEQVGTPVEIYDRPASSFVMSFIGPVNVLSNRAPLFRHNHAQLLHPKVFLRPHDLVIELQPIEGGAQATVYRVIYLGWETQVELILEDGEVITVHLPREVLKELDLQPRQQVYVKPKDAKVFTFPELAAQAI
- the cysW gene encoding sulfate ABC transporter permease subunit CysW, with the translated sequence MTTVKTPPRSIASSSKQRSWIPAVLIGIGIAYLGLILYIPALNVFYQAFKSGIGPFFSNLTRPDFIFAAQLTVALAAIAVPLNTVFGLCAALAVTRYKVPGRAFILSIIDLPFSISPVVAGLMLVLLYGRQGWFGSFLQAHDIKIIFAFPGMVLATAFVSMPFVAREVIPVLEEVGLDQEEAAKTLGANGWQTFWRITLPSIRWGLLYGLILTNARAMGEFGAVSVVSGNIARQTQSLPLFVEDTYKQYETEVAYSAAVLLALLAVVTLVLKEILERKTRIKDVK
- the cysT gene encoding sulfate ABC transporter permease subunit CysT gives rise to the protein MTATSIEPNSTQKLPFWRVCLQAIVRMPWTWRITLGYLSVMLFLPVAAMFLKASHEPPANFWRIATSPIALATYDVTFTTSLFAALINGVFGTLIAWILVRYNFPFKRLIDASVDLPFALPTAVAGLTLATVYSDNGWIGSLLVPFGIKVSFTRLGVGVAMIFISLPFVVRTVQPVLQEMEKDIEEAAWCLGATQWQTFWRVILPPLFPSILTGVALGFSRAVGEYGSTVIISSNTPFKDLIAPILIFQRLEQYDYTGATVVGTVLLLLSLLLLLVINLIQSWGRRYDHR
- a CDS encoding sulfate ABC transporter substrate-binding protein; this encodes MWSIVSQWQRSLYRFRFDSLRGFISLFLVGAALSVAIAACSPGSNTTPTATSPTSPGSSASPVAEQKKDIELTLVAYAVPKAAHDAIIPRFAEQWKKDHGQTVTFKQSYGGSGSQTRAIIDGLEADVVHLAIGADVNKLVKAGFVSEEWTKRVPNNGIVGETVAAIITRDGNPKSIKTFNDLTRDDVKWVTADPKTSGGARWNYFALWNHAIKSGSDEAKAKEFVTKAYQNVAVLAKDARESTDAFVKQGQGDALVNYENEVILAQQKGEKVDYVIPEINLSIDTPTTVIDKYVDKHGTREVAEAFVKFLFTPEAQREFAKVGFRPLGDVAKEKEFVTQFPPVKQLGRIDEYGGWREAQKIFEDGGFFDEIRSKRQK